A DNA window from Candidatus Protochlamydia naegleriophila contains the following coding sequences:
- the sctR gene encoding type III secretion system export apparatus subunit SctR, protein MRKSRWVSFKSLLCLLGILILLGLAPENLYSQTDATQPPAANSTPAAPGAATPQTPATEAAPGRAATSVRETPRPLRATPRPQYRPPRPTTPTPEEQAYQATEAQISELKRPSLITQAVLLTLLSLMPFIIMILTSFLKIVVVLSLLRTALGVQQAPPNQIINGVAFLLSLFIMYPTAVKMYEAAQGTINQKNVPESFLSPGSSTYVIEVAAAASAPMKDYLKRNSSSRHQALFYRLVYRGLPDDYRETLKPDDFIVLVPSYITGQLKDAFEIGVLIYIPFFVIDLVTSNILLAMGMMMLSPVTISMPLKLFLLVMLDGWTILIEGLVKTFQ, encoded by the coding sequence ATGCGTAAATCTAGATGGGTTTCCTTTAAATCCCTTCTGTGTCTTCTGGGCATTTTAATTTTGCTGGGACTGGCACCAGAAAATCTCTATTCTCAAACCGATGCAACGCAGCCTCCAGCCGCCAATAGCACTCCTGCTGCGCCAGGAGCAGCAACGCCCCAGACTCCGGCAACCGAAGCCGCGCCTGGGCGTGCAGCAACGAGTGTCAGAGAAACACCTCGCCCTCTTCGCGCGACGCCTCGTCCTCAGTATAGGCCACCAAGGCCCACGACTCCAACGCCCGAAGAGCAGGCTTATCAGGCTACAGAAGCTCAAATTAGCGAGCTCAAGCGGCCATCTCTCATTACACAAGCCGTTTTACTGACACTTTTGTCGCTCATGCCCTTCATCATCATGATCTTGACCTCATTTTTGAAGATCGTGGTCGTCCTTTCCTTATTGAGAACCGCATTGGGTGTGCAACAAGCCCCTCCCAACCAGATTATTAACGGGGTCGCATTCTTGCTCAGTCTATTTATCATGTATCCAACCGCCGTTAAAATGTATGAAGCTGCTCAAGGTACTATCAATCAAAAGAATGTGCCTGAATCCTTTCTTTCTCCCGGCTCTTCGACCTATGTCATCGAAGTGGCGGCAGCCGCCAGCGCGCCAATGAAAGATTATCTGAAAAGAAACAGCTCTTCGCGGCATCAAGCCCTATTTTATCGCTTAGTCTATCGGGGCTTGCCGGACGATTACCGTGAGACTTTAAAGCCGGACGACTTTATCGTACTGGTTCCGTCTTATATTACAGGGCAGTTGAAGGATGCTTTTGAGATTGGTGTTTTGATCTACATCCCCTTCTTTGTCATCGACTTGGTTACATCGAATATCTTGCTTGCGATGGGTATGATGATGCTATCGCCAGTTACCATTTCGATGCCGCTGAAGCTCTTTTTGCTAGTGATGCTGGATGGCTGGACGATCCTGATCGAAGGCCTTGTCAAAACATTCCAATAG
- the sctS gene encoding type III secretion system export apparatus subunit SctS, whose amino-acid sequence MFQSQVIQLAYQGMLLILILSAPPILVSMFFGIIVAIFQAATQIQEQTLSFTIKLVAVTLTLMFLGGWLGAQIMSFANDIFTNFPQWSVQSAR is encoded by the coding sequence ATGTTTCAAAGCCAAGTCATTCAGCTCGCTTATCAGGGAATGTTATTGATTCTGATCTTATCGGCTCCTCCGATTTTAGTGAGTATGTTCTTTGGTATCATTGTCGCCATTTTTCAGGCCGCGACCCAGATTCAAGAGCAGACCCTATCATTTACAATTAAGCTCGTGGCCGTTACTTTGACGCTCATGTTTCTGGGAGGATGGCTCGGGGCGCAAATCATGTCCTTTGCCAACGACATCTTCACCAATTTCCCTCAGTGGAGTGTTCAAAGTGCTCGCTAA
- the sctJ gene encoding type III secretion system inner membrane ring lipoprotein SctJ, with product MKINCVAARTSIYRFLHQLMVFITLVSVLTSCESRRVIVNGLEEKEANEILVFLSTKGINATKVQAATEGGGGGKGILWNISVEETQANEAMALLNQVGLPRRRGQNLLGIFANTSLVPSGMQEKIRYQAGLAEQIASTIRKIDGVLDADVQISFPDEDPLNPNAPKQKITASVYVKHNGVLDDPNAHLTTRIKRLVSGSVNGLDYDNVTVIGDKARYGETPLGGLGGSLGDEEKQYVNVWSIVLAKDSLSRFRIIFFAFTISLVLLLLALIWLLWKFLPLLKKVGGFKQLLSFHPIQLGDIATEAKAPEATDAKKEEKAKKSEDDTANQGIDET from the coding sequence ATGAAAATAAATTGCGTGGCCGCGCGAACAAGCATATATCGCTTTCTTCATCAGCTCATGGTCTTTATTACACTCGTCAGTGTATTAACCAGCTGCGAATCTAGAAGAGTGATTGTCAATGGCTTAGAAGAAAAAGAAGCTAATGAAATCCTCGTTTTTCTGTCCACAAAAGGCATTAATGCGACGAAGGTCCAAGCTGCAACAGAAGGCGGTGGCGGTGGAAAAGGCATTTTATGGAATATCAGCGTTGAAGAGACGCAGGCTAACGAAGCGATGGCTCTTTTGAATCAAGTGGGGCTTCCTAGACGTCGAGGCCAAAATTTACTCGGGATTTTTGCCAATACCTCTCTTGTTCCATCCGGCATGCAAGAAAAAATCCGTTACCAAGCAGGCCTAGCCGAGCAAATTGCGAGCACGATCCGTAAAATTGACGGCGTTTTGGATGCCGACGTGCAAATTTCTTTTCCGGATGAAGATCCTCTCAATCCCAATGCTCCAAAGCAAAAGATCACAGCTTCCGTCTATGTTAAGCACAACGGCGTTTTAGATGATCCCAATGCCCACCTGACAACCCGCATCAAGCGACTCGTCTCTGGAAGCGTTAACGGACTCGATTATGACAATGTCACTGTTATTGGAGATAAGGCTCGCTATGGAGAAACACCCCTTGGGGGCTTAGGCGGCAGCCTCGGCGACGAAGAGAAGCAATATGTAAACGTCTGGTCTATTGTATTAGCAAAAGACTCTCTATCGCGCTTTAGAATCATTTTTTTCGCTTTCACTATCTCCTTAGTGCTCTTGTTGCTGGCCTTAATTTGGCTTCTATGGAAATTTTTGCCCCTCCTCAAGAAGGTGGGTGGATTCAAGCAACTTCTCTCTTTCCATCCCATTCAACTGGGAGATATAGCAACCGAGGCTAAAGCGCCGGAAGCAACGGATGCCAAGAAAGAGGAAAAAGCCAAAAAAAGTGAGGACGATACAGCTAATCAGGGAATTGATGAGACTTAA
- a CDS encoding HrpE/YscL family type III secretion apparatus protein: MSKKFFSLIYGDQIHTAPETKVIPADSFSVLQDASQVLELIKQDAEKYRMQVVKESEQLKEHAEKEGYEEGFKKWAEHLVNLEKEIEKVHQELQQLVIPVALKAAKKIVGKEIELSEDVIVDIVASNLKAVAQHKKVTIFVNKKDLDVLDKNKPRLRDLFESLESLSIRPRDDVASGGCIIETEIGIINAQLEHRWRVLEKAFEGLVKTSPEPEKGS, from the coding sequence GTGAGTAAAAAGTTTTTTAGCTTAATTTATGGCGACCAGATTCACACCGCCCCTGAAACGAAAGTCATACCCGCCGATTCTTTTTCTGTCTTGCAGGACGCCTCTCAAGTTCTAGAGCTCATCAAGCAAGATGCTGAAAAATATCGGATGCAGGTCGTCAAAGAAAGCGAACAACTCAAAGAGCATGCTGAAAAAGAGGGGTACGAAGAGGGCTTTAAAAAGTGGGCTGAACATTTAGTCAATCTTGAAAAAGAAATTGAAAAAGTCCACCAGGAACTGCAGCAACTGGTCATCCCAGTCGCCCTTAAAGCGGCCAAGAAAATTGTTGGGAAGGAAATCGAGCTGTCGGAAGATGTCATTGTCGATATCGTAGCAAGCAATTTGAAAGCCGTTGCCCAGCACAAAAAGGTGACCATCTTCGTCAACAAGAAAGATCTGGATGTGCTCGACAAAAACAAGCCTCGTTTAAGAGACCTCTTTGAAAGCTTAGAAAGCTTGTCCATTCGCCCCCGCGATGACGTTGCTTCGGGAGGATGCATCATTGAAACAGAAATCGGCATTATTAATGCTCAATTAGAACACCGTTGGCGCGTGCTTGAAAAGGCTTTTGAGGGCCTTGTCAAAACAAGTCCAGAGCCAGAAAAAGGGAGCTAA
- the fusA gene encoding elongation factor G, giving the protein MARPAKEQLKNVRNIGIMAHIDAGKTTTSERILYYSGRSHKIGEVHEGAATMDWMAQEQERGITITSAATTVFWKDAKINLIDTPGHVDFTIEVERSLRVLDGSVALFCSVSGVEPQSETVWRQADKYGVPRIAFVNKMDRMGADFFDAVHTMREKLHANAIPVQCPIGAEAEFKGMVDLVKMKAYFFHDETLGADWDETDIPADLVEKCQQMRAELLEELATIDEANEVFMQKVLENPDSLTEAEINAVIRKGVCENKFNPVLCGSAFKNKGVQQLLDAVVAWMPSPLDRGNIKAHDLNTDEDIILTPDDEQPLAALAFKIMTDPYVGRLTFIRIYSGTLTKGMTLLNTTKGEEERVSRLLEMHANKREEKDEFHTGDIAACIGLKKATTGDTLCAPKRPILLEKMEFPEPVISMAIEPKSKGDREKLAMALSSLSVEDPTFRVTTDEETGQTIIAGMGELHLEILHDRMKREFNVEANVGKPQVAYKETITTPGSSQTKFVKQSGGRGQYAHVELEIRPNEKGKGNEVVSKIVGGVIPREYIAPTIKGIEEGLSTGVLAGYNLVDVAVDIVFGSYHDVDSNEMAFKICGSMALKEAARKCKPVILEPIMKVDVTTPEAHMGDVIGDLNRRRGQIVGQENHKGAVIIHAEVPLSEMFGYSTQLRSLSSGRATYAMEPSHFERVPAKIQEEIIKK; this is encoded by the coding sequence ATGGCAAGACCTGCTAAGGAACAGCTTAAAAACGTTCGTAATATCGGTATCATGGCTCACATCGATGCTGGTAAGACAACGACTTCAGAGCGTATCCTCTATTATAGCGGACGTTCGCACAAAATTGGTGAAGTTCATGAAGGCGCTGCCACAATGGACTGGATGGCGCAAGAACAAGAGCGCGGCATCACCATCACATCTGCGGCTACCACTGTTTTCTGGAAAGATGCAAAAATCAACCTGATCGATACGCCTGGACACGTCGACTTCACAATCGAAGTAGAACGTTCTCTGCGCGTTTTGGATGGTTCTGTGGCGCTTTTCTGCTCGGTATCGGGCGTAGAGCCTCAGTCAGAAACCGTTTGGCGTCAAGCAGACAAGTACGGCGTTCCTCGTATTGCTTTCGTTAACAAAATGGACCGTATGGGTGCAGACTTCTTTGATGCTGTCCATACAATGCGTGAAAAGCTCCATGCGAATGCGATTCCTGTTCAGTGCCCAATTGGCGCAGAAGCTGAATTTAAAGGAATGGTCGATCTCGTCAAAATGAAAGCCTATTTCTTCCACGACGAAACTCTCGGCGCAGATTGGGATGAAACTGACATTCCAGCTGACTTGGTTGAAAAGTGCCAACAGATGCGCGCTGAGCTTTTAGAAGAACTAGCTACAATCGATGAAGCCAATGAAGTCTTCATGCAGAAAGTGCTCGAGAATCCAGATTCCTTGACAGAGGCTGAGATCAATGCAGTCATCCGTAAGGGCGTTTGCGAAAACAAATTCAACCCTGTTTTATGCGGATCTGCCTTCAAAAACAAGGGAGTTCAACAGCTTCTCGATGCAGTTGTTGCATGGATGCCTTCTCCACTCGATCGTGGAAACATCAAAGCACACGACCTCAACACAGACGAAGACATCATTTTAACACCAGACGATGAGCAGCCGCTCGCAGCATTGGCATTTAAAATCATGACTGACCCATATGTTGGTCGTTTAACCTTTATTCGTATTTACAGCGGAACCTTGACAAAAGGTATGACTCTACTCAACACCACGAAAGGTGAAGAGGAAAGAGTCTCTCGTCTGCTCGAAATGCACGCTAACAAGCGTGAAGAAAAAGACGAATTCCACACAGGCGATATCGCTGCTTGTATTGGCTTGAAGAAAGCGACAACGGGAGACACCCTTTGCGCACCTAAGAGACCAATTCTTCTCGAGAAGATGGAATTCCCTGAACCTGTTATTTCGATGGCGATTGAACCTAAGTCGAAAGGCGATCGCGAAAAGCTTGCTATGGCTCTTTCTTCCTTATCGGTTGAAGACCCGACTTTCCGTGTGACAACAGATGAAGAAACTGGCCAGACGATTATTGCAGGGATGGGTGAGCTTCACCTAGAGATCTTGCACGATCGTATGAAGCGCGAATTTAACGTTGAAGCTAACGTTGGTAAGCCACAAGTGGCCTATAAAGAAACGATCACAACTCCTGGTAGCAGCCAAACGAAATTCGTTAAGCAGTCAGGTGGTCGTGGGCAGTACGCGCACGTCGAACTCGAAATCCGTCCGAACGAAAAAGGAAAAGGAAACGAGGTTGTCAGCAAGATTGTCGGTGGTGTCATTCCAAGAGAATACATTGCTCCAACAATCAAGGGTATTGAAGAAGGCTTGTCAACAGGCGTTCTGGCCGGCTACAATCTGGTCGACGTTGCCGTCGATATCGTATTCGGTTCTTACCACGATGTAGACTCTAACGAAATGGCGTTTAAGATTTGCGGATCGATGGCTTTAAAAGAAGCTGCTCGCAAGTGTAAGCCTGTTATCTTAGAGCCGATCATGAAGGTCGACGTCACAACTCCTGAAGCACATATGGGAGACGTGATTGGTGACTTGAATCGTCGCCGTGGACAGATCGTTGGTCAGGAAAACCACAAAGGTGCTGTGATTATTCACGCTGAAGTTCCTTTGAGTGAAATGTTCGGATACTCGACACAGCTGCGTTCGCTCTCTTCTGGGCGCGCTACCTATGCAATGGAACCTAGCCACTTTGAGCGCGTTCCAGCAAAAATTCAGGAAGAAATCATTAAGAAGTAA
- the dacB gene encoding D-alanyl-D-alanine carboxypeptidase/D-alanyl-D-alanine endopeptidase, producing the protein MIKSTSFTGLAAAILCCFSVACESSPLPQKMQTIMQKPKYKYANWGILARDAATGQILLDHQSDHLMLPASTTKLFSVAALMHTYGEDYRFRTPVFATGPIEDGVLKGDLILVGQGDLVMGGRYLNAHTIAFTPLDHTIANNVPGVVLTKEDPLLALNALAKEIRQKGIKQIEGRVMVDDRLFETTEKRGVVISPMMINENLIDLVINPSDLGREASVDWRPFVHGYSVISEVKTVAKGEPLNIEMSAEGDGKTIVVKGTIPIDQKDLVRTFNVQNPALFAGDAFIQALQAQGIAVNGDEKGSILPAEHFFSNQEPLAVWTSAPLSEYAKLILKVSHNIGADLIPMLLAVRKKEKTFEQGMLELGKFVKEEVKLSPGSYVFLDGAGGDDNRLTPQAEVELLHYLQKWPKKAFQKFYDALPILGVDGSLSNYAKDTPAVGKVRAKTGTGISFNLATQQLFLTTQTLAGYVEGQNGNLIEFMISVNNGQLPTIDDIFPIFEEISQMAVQIYDLTEPKH; encoded by the coding sequence ATGATCAAATCCACCTCTTTTACTGGCTTAGCGGCAGCTATTTTATGTTGTTTTTCTGTAGCTTGTGAGTCGAGTCCGCTCCCTCAAAAGATGCAGACAATCATGCAGAAACCAAAATACAAGTACGCCAATTGGGGAATTTTGGCAAGAGATGCAGCCACCGGGCAAATTCTTTTAGATCACCAATCGGATCATCTCATGCTGCCGGCTTCGACAACAAAGCTATTTTCGGTGGCTGCTCTGATGCATACCTATGGCGAGGATTATCGCTTTCGTACACCTGTCTTTGCGACAGGGCCTATTGAAGACGGGGTTTTAAAAGGAGATTTAATCTTGGTGGGTCAAGGCGATCTTGTGATGGGTGGGCGCTATCTTAACGCACATACAATAGCTTTTACCCCCCTCGATCATACGATTGCCAATAACGTACCTGGTGTAGTTTTGACAAAAGAAGATCCTTTACTGGCTTTGAATGCCCTTGCCAAAGAGATTCGCCAAAAGGGGATTAAGCAAATTGAAGGGCGGGTCATGGTTGATGATCGGTTATTTGAAACGACGGAAAAGCGCGGCGTCGTGATTTCTCCCATGATGATCAATGAAAATTTAATTGATTTAGTTATCAATCCAAGCGATCTTGGGAGGGAGGCTTCGGTCGATTGGCGTCCATTTGTGCATGGCTACTCTGTCATCAGCGAGGTCAAGACCGTTGCTAAAGGAGAGCCTTTAAATATCGAAATGAGTGCTGAAGGAGATGGAAAGACGATCGTTGTCAAGGGAACGATTCCGATCGATCAAAAAGACCTTGTTCGCACCTTTAATGTGCAAAATCCAGCCCTTTTTGCGGGAGATGCTTTCATTCAAGCCTTGCAAGCACAAGGAATCGCAGTTAATGGAGATGAAAAAGGCTCCATTCTGCCCGCGGAGCATTTCTTCTCCAATCAAGAGCCCCTGGCTGTTTGGACTTCCGCTCCTTTATCCGAATATGCCAAGCTCATTTTAAAAGTCAGCCATAATATTGGCGCAGACTTGATTCCTATGCTATTAGCCGTCCGGAAGAAGGAAAAAACATTTGAACAGGGAATGTTAGAGCTTGGAAAATTCGTAAAGGAAGAGGTAAAACTCTCTCCTGGTTCTTATGTTTTCTTAGATGGTGCTGGGGGCGATGATAACCGTTTAACTCCGCAAGCCGAAGTAGAGCTGCTCCATTACCTGCAAAAGTGGCCAAAAAAAGCTTTTCAGAAATTTTATGATGCCCTGCCCATTTTAGGCGTAGACGGCTCTCTTTCTAATTATGCCAAAGACACGCCTGCCGTTGGCAAGGTAAGAGCCAAAACGGGAACAGGTATTTCTTTTAATCTTGCGACGCAACAGTTATTTCTAACCACCCAAACCTTGGCAGGCTATGTGGAGGGGCAAAATGGGAATCTGATTGAATTCATGATTTCGGTCAATAATGGACAATTGCCAACCATCGACGACATTTTCCCGATTTTTGAGGAGATCAGCCAAATGGCGGTTCAGATTTACGATCTGACTGAGCCCAAGCATTGA
- the rpsL gene encoding 30S ribosomal protein S12 codes for MPTIQQLVRQPRAPKKRRSKSPALQKCPQRRGVCLQVKTKTPKKPNSALRKVAWVRLSTGQEVIAYIGGEGHNLQEHSIVLVRGGRVKDLPGVRYHIVRGTLDCAAVKDRKQGRSKYGAKRPKKK; via the coding sequence ATGCCGACAATTCAACAGCTCGTTCGCCAGCCACGTGCTCCGAAGAAGCGACGAAGCAAATCACCTGCGCTCCAGAAGTGTCCACAGCGTCGTGGGGTCTGCTTGCAAGTGAAAACTAAGACACCTAAGAAGCCTAACTCAGCTTTACGTAAAGTAGCTTGGGTTCGTCTTTCTACAGGTCAAGAAGTTATTGCTTACATCGGTGGAGAGGGACATAACCTTCAAGAACACAGTATTGTACTCGTCCGTGGTGGTCGTGTAAAAGACTTACCTGGTGTGCGCTATCACATTGTTCGCGGAACATTAGACTGTGCGGCTGTTAAAGACCGTAAGCAAGGAAGATCCAAGTACGGGGCGAAACGTCCTAAGAAGAAGTAA
- a CDS encoding EscT/YscT/HrcT family type III secretion system export apparatus protein — MTEDYVTLYINTAFSVYDPLSFFSLMFLFFGRMMPIIALAPFFGARVLPHPVKVALTISLFAIFLPQLVFVTTTPITFNLLLVLYFFKELFVGILIGYMISLPFVIVQNSGILIDHQRGGSSLMVNDPTMQNQSSPLGTLFNLVLIYLFFMIDGPFMILDIISQSYSILPPDKFITAKFFTTDSNVVIDVMKIVGKVMILSTQLAAPALIMILMTDFFLGVANRLAPQVQITFLGMPLKSLLALAIVFFGWQLFIKQMINESYTWINYLYKLIDQFQPAA; from the coding sequence ATGACAGAAGACTACGTCACGCTCTACATTAATACCGCTTTTTCTGTCTACGACCCTCTGTCGTTTTTTTCCTTGATGTTCCTCTTTTTTGGAAGAATGATGCCCATCATTGCCCTAGCACCTTTTTTTGGAGCGCGTGTACTTCCACATCCAGTTAAGGTAGCCCTCACAATTTCCTTATTTGCCATTTTCCTCCCCCAGCTCGTATTTGTCACAACGACACCTATCACCTTTAACCTTTTGCTCGTCCTCTATTTTTTTAAAGAACTTTTCGTTGGAATTTTAATTGGGTATATGATCAGCCTCCCCTTTGTCATCGTGCAAAACTCAGGGATTTTAATTGACCACCAAAGAGGGGGCTCAAGCTTGATGGTCAATGATCCCACTATGCAAAACCAGTCTTCGCCGCTTGGTACACTGTTCAATCTTGTTTTGATCTATCTCTTTTTCATGATCGATGGCCCTTTCATGATCTTAGACATCATCTCGCAATCCTACTCGATTCTTCCGCCTGATAAATTTATCACCGCTAAGTTCTTTACAACCGATTCGAACGTCGTCATCGATGTCATGAAAATTGTGGGTAAAGTCATGATTTTAAGTACCCAGCTAGCAGCACCAGCTCTCATCATGATCCTCATGACCGACTTCTTCTTAGGCGTAGCCAACCGCCTTGCCCCTCAAGTTCAAATCACATTCTTGGGGATGCCACTGAAGTCACTACTCGCACTAGCCATCGTCTTTTTCGGCTGGCAGCTCTTCATCAAGCAAATGATCAATGAAAGCTATACGTGGATCAATTACCTCTATAAATTAATCGATCAATTCCAGCCTGCAGCGTAA
- the rpsJ gene encoding 30S ribosomal protein S10, with protein sequence MAKQEKQPKAARQKIRIRLKGYDQRLLDRSTADIVETAKRTGAAIAGPIPLPTSCEKFTVLRSPNIDRKSREQFEIRTHRRLIDILNPTSKTIDALKTLTLPAGVDIKIKA encoded by the coding sequence ATGGCAAAACAAGAAAAGCAGCCTAAAGCAGCGAGACAAAAGATTCGCATTAGGTTGAAAGGTTATGATCAACGTCTGCTTGATCGTTCAACAGCTGATATTGTCGAAACAGCTAAGAGAACAGGCGCTGCCATTGCAGGTCCGATTCCTCTTCCAACGAGCTGTGAAAAGTTTACGGTACTCCGTTCTCCAAACATCGACCGCAAATCGCGCGAGCAGTTTGAGATTCGTACGCACCGTCGCTTAATCGACATTCTCAATCCAACAAGTAAGACAATCGACGCTTTAAAAACATTGACTCTCCCTGCTGGGGTAGACATCAAAATTAAAGCTTAA
- a CDS encoding MATE family efflux transporter yields the protein MTLTPYKSGSLKEMMYIAFPLMLSSLSVSSMVFVDRLFLARFSVPAFNAVSNAMTLGWAFVFGWMVLTSIAEVFVAQYNGAGQKERLGEPVWQMIWLSIFSALFFIPLSLYGGEWFYGVDPERQLEKDYFSWMMLFGPSLPLYGALCGFFVGQGKMYLMTVVAVVANLLNAGLDYVLIFGLGSYLSPMGVVGAAIATSGSSVFQVFALAAVFLNARNRRECGTNRFALQPYHFWQCVRIGLPSALFIVIELCGWASFYHMMALVSEQHILIAGISQSMVILFFFFAEGISKAASTLTGNLIGAKQMIGIPQMIRSGIYLHALFFLILLGLFWGFADEVAAYFFSGASKEAIASLGTSLRFCLFSICFYLFCEGIRLLFAGILTAAGDTLFLMCAGSVSVWALLVLPTYFWIVQRHGSIEEASLICVCYSLIAGMLYFWRIGTGQWKAISLMAEQNT from the coding sequence GTGACTTTAACGCCCTATAAGTCAGGAAGTTTAAAAGAGATGATGTACATCGCTTTTCCTTTAATGCTTTCTTCATTATCTGTCTCATCAATGGTCTTTGTCGATCGCCTTTTTTTGGCTCGTTTTTCTGTGCCAGCTTTTAATGCGGTGTCTAATGCCATGACACTTGGTTGGGCTTTCGTCTTTGGTTGGATGGTTTTGACCAGCATCGCCGAAGTTTTTGTGGCTCAGTACAATGGAGCCGGACAGAAAGAGCGTTTGGGCGAGCCTGTTTGGCAGATGATTTGGCTGAGCATTTTTTCTGCCCTGTTTTTTATCCCTTTGAGTTTATACGGAGGGGAATGGTTTTATGGGGTGGATCCGGAGAGGCAATTAGAGAAGGATTATTTTAGCTGGATGATGCTTTTTGGGCCAAGCCTTCCCCTTTATGGAGCTCTTTGCGGATTTTTTGTCGGGCAAGGGAAGATGTATTTGATGACAGTTGTTGCGGTTGTTGCCAATCTTCTCAATGCCGGGTTGGACTATGTATTGATTTTTGGCTTGGGCTCCTATCTCTCTCCCATGGGAGTCGTAGGGGCGGCAATTGCAACCAGTGGCAGCTCGGTCTTTCAAGTGTTTGCTTTGGCAGCCGTCTTTCTCAATGCGCGCAATCGCCGCGAATGCGGCACGAATCGCTTCGCCTTGCAGCCGTATCATTTTTGGCAGTGTGTGCGCATTGGATTGCCGAGCGCACTTTTCATTGTCATCGAGCTTTGCGGGTGGGCCTCTTTCTATCACATGATGGCGCTCGTCAGCGAGCAGCATATTCTCATTGCCGGTATTTCGCAAAGCATGGTGATCTTATTTTTCTTTTTTGCAGAGGGCATTAGTAAGGCAGCGAGTACGCTGACAGGCAATTTAATTGGCGCGAAGCAAATGATTGGAATTCCGCAGATGATTCGGTCAGGAATTTACTTGCACGCCTTATTTTTCCTTATCCTGTTGGGACTCTTTTGGGGATTTGCCGACGAGGTGGCAGCCTACTTTTTCTCGGGCGCTTCTAAAGAGGCAATTGCTTCTTTGGGAACGAGCCTAAGGTTCTGCCTGTTTAGTATCTGTTTTTATTTGTTTTGCGAAGGAATCCGCCTGCTTTTTGCAGGTATTTTAACAGCAGCTGGAGATACGCTCTTTTTGATGTGTGCTGGATCGGTATCTGTTTGGGCTCTGCTCGTTCTTCCCACCTATTTTTGGATCGTTCAGCGTCACGGATCGATTGAAGAGGCTTCGCTCATTTGCGTATGCTATAGTTTAATTGCTGGAATGCTTTATTTTTGGCGTATCGGAACGGGGCAGTGGAAAGCCATTTCATTGATGGCCGAGCAAAATACTTGA
- the rpsG gene encoding 30S ribosomal protein S7: MSRRHSAEKRPTEPDPLYGSTVLSKFINKVMESGKKSTSRRIVYNAIEKFAKRVKAENPLEAFEQALENAKPALEVKSRRIGGATYQVPIEIPANRRSSMAMRWIIGHSRGKAGRSMEDALASELADCYNNQGTTIKKKDDTHRMAEANKAYAHYKW; encoded by the coding sequence ATGTCAAGAAGACACAGTGCAGAAAAACGCCCGACAGAACCTGATCCGTTATACGGCAGTACAGTTTTGTCAAAATTTATCAATAAAGTGATGGAAAGCGGTAAGAAATCGACTTCCCGTCGCATTGTTTATAATGCTATCGAAAAATTCGCTAAGAGAGTGAAGGCTGAAAATCCTCTCGAAGCATTCGAACAAGCTTTAGAAAACGCAAAGCCTGCTTTGGAAGTTAAATCTCGCCGTATTGGTGGAGCAACTTACCAAGTACCTATCGAAATTCCAGCTAACCGCCGTTCATCAATGGCTATGCGTTGGATTATTGGACACTCAAGAGGAAAAGCTGGTCGTTCTATGGAAGATGCTTTAGCTTCTGAGCTCGCCGATTGCTACAACAATCAAGGGACAACCATTAAAAAGAAAGATGATACCCACCGTATGGCCGAAGCTAACAAAGCTTACGCCCACTATAAGTGGTAA